One genomic window of Corythoichthys intestinalis isolate RoL2023-P3 chromosome 18, ASM3026506v1, whole genome shotgun sequence includes the following:
- the LOC130906665 gene encoding uncharacterized protein K02A2.6-like, producing MNDKKKTKKYVKAVESASTSEGESDVHTVHVMSVDGKSGCYWVTPKLEGHPVKMQIDTGSQASLVSYQVYKQCLRHLPLRPSDTVFKAYTGHKVHMKGMTDITVQCKDQTAKLPVYVTKGNFASIMGRLWINALRVNWLEVRQLSDGSSQLQVILGKNEEVFREELGSMKDITVKLHIKPGSKPVFMKARTVPYAIRDKVEADLDALVKSGVLEPVTTSEWATPIVPVPKKNGGIRTCGDFKVTLNPVLCVEQ from the coding sequence ATGAAtgacaagaagaaaacaaagaaatatgtCAAAGCGGTAGAGAGTGCCTCTACTTCCGAAGGTGAAAGTGACGTGCACACCGTGCATGTAATGAGCGTGGACGGGAAGTCAGGGTGTTACTGGGTCACACCAAAGTTAGAGGgtcacccagtcaaaatgcaaATAGATACTGGATCACAGGCATCGCTTGTGTCTTACCAAGTCTATAAACAGTGTTTGAGACACCTTCCATTAAGACCGTCAGACACTGTGTTCAAAGCGTACACTGGACACAAAGTGCACATGAAAGGAATGACTGACATTACTGTGCAATGCAAGGatcaaactgctaaacttccagTGTATGTCACAAAAGGGAATTTTGCTTCCATCATGGGACGACTGTGGATTAATGCACTTCGTGTAAATTGGCTAGAAGTTAGACAGCTGTCAGACGGTTCTTCACAACTACAAGTCATCCTGGGCAAGAATGAAGAGGTTTTCCGTGAGGAATTGGGCAGCATGAAGGACATTACAGTGAAATTGCACATTAAACCAGGAAGCAAACCTGTGTTTATGAAGGCTAGGACAGTGCCGTATGCTATTCGTGACAAAGTCGAGGCTGACCTGGATGCGTTGGTCAAAAGTGGTGTTTTGGAACCAGTCACCACCAGCGAATGGGCGACACCAATTGTGCCGGTTCCGAAAAAGAATGGCGGAATTCGCACATGTGGCGATTTTAAAGTGACTTTGAATCCGGTGCTTTGTGTGGAGCAGTAA
- the LOC130906664 gene encoding uncharacterized protein K02A2.6-like: MHVDEESREWLTINTHKGLFRYCRLPFGITSAPALFQRAMDQILSGLPGVQCYLDDILCTGANDEEHLRNLDAVLKRLRQYGLRVRKEKCEFLRPSVEYLGHVIDHKGLHKAPSKTKAIVDAPAPENVSQLRSFLGLLNYYGRFIPNLASLLKPLHELLCKDVKWKWTNECNKAFRNAKNALISSDVLTHFNPSYPIQLACDASPYGVGAVISHVFPNGNERPIAFASRTLNKAESNYAQLEREALSIIFGVRKFHQCLYGRRFTLLTDHRPLTMILGLNAGIPSLAAARLQRWALLLSAHSYDIKYRKSDLHCNADGLSRLPLPVTKREPTSVDIFYFRNVEHAPISASQVKRATQNRVIVPQSLRAKMLAQLHAGHSGIVKMKEMARSYFWWPGLDKQIEETVKSCSSCQKIRNNPPAAPKEMVEFLQANGVQHIKSAPYHPATNSLAERFVQTLKHALKASQGQSTLHQRLHEFLLKYRTSVHATTKVSPASLMFSREIRTGMDLLKPPTLSEIVQMDQQKQVKYRDLHSKNLVFAPGDSVMARSYQSKEKWAPATIIAQTGPVSYTVQTADGVWRPNQTRLQNCLLIVMMLAL, translated from the coding sequence atgcatgtggatGAAGAATCACGGGAGTGGCTGACAATTAACACGCACAAGGGACTTTTCAGATATTGCAGATTACCTTTTGGCATCACATCTGCTCCTGCTCTGTTTCAACGGGCTATGGATCAAATTTTGAGTGGATTGCCAGGAGTACAATGTTACTTGGATGACATTCTCTGCACCGGTGCCAACGACGAGGAGCATCTTCGCAACCTGGATGCTGTCTTAAAAAGGCTAAGGCAGTATGGTCTTCGAGTGCgcaaggaaaaatgtgaatttttgaGACCATCGGTGGAGTATCTCGGGCATGTGATAGACCACAAAGGACTACACAAGGCTCCATCAAAGACAAAGGCAATTGTGGATGCACCCGCCCCAGAAAATGTGAGTCAGCTTAGATCTTTTTTAGGTCTATTGAACTATTATGGACGGTTTATTCCCAATTTGGCATCACTTCTTAAACCATTGCATGAGCTGTTGTGCAAAGATGTAAAATGGAAATGGACGAATGAGTGTAACAAAGCTTTTCGAAATGCGAAAAACGCCCTGATTTCATCAGATGTTCTCACTCATTTCAACCCTTCATATCCAATACAGCTGGCATGTGATGCTTCACCCTATGGGGTGGGTGCTGTCATCTCCCATGTGTTCCCGAACGGAAATGAAAGACCAATTGCTTTCGCATCGAGAACACTTAACAAAGCGGAATCAAACTATGCTCAATTGGAACGAGAAGCATTGAGCATTATTTTTGGTGTGAGGAAGTTCCACCAATGTTTGTATGGAAGGAGGTTTACTCTGTTAACGGATCACAGACCACTGACAATGATTTTGGGACTTAATGCAGGAATCCCTTCACTGGCTGCTGCACGTCTTCAGAGGTGGGCCTTGTTGTTATCAGCTCACTCATACGACATCAAGTATCGTAAATCTGATTTGCATTGCAATGCTGATGGACTTTCGAGGTTGCCGCTTCCTGTTACAAAACGTGAACCTACCTCAGTGGACATATTCTATTTCCGAAATGTTGAACATGCACCAATTTCAGCGTCGCAAGTAAAACGTGCAACTCAGAACAGAGTGATTGTGCCACAGTCATTGCGTGCTAAAATGCTTGCGCAACTGCATGCAGGTCACAGTggtattgttaaaatgaaagaaatggcgAGAAGTTATTTTTGGTGGCCAGGATTAGATAAACAGATCGAAGAGACGGTAAAAAGTTGTTCATCTTGCCAGAAGATTCGCAACAATCCACCTGCAGCCCCAAAAGAAATGGTTGAATTCCTGCAAGCCAATGGGGTTCAACACATTAAGTCGGCTCCCTATCACCCAGCAACCAACAGCCTGGCAGAGAGGTTTGTGCAGACCCTCAAACATGCTCTCAAAGCATCACAAGGGCAAAGTACACTCCATCAGAGACTACACGAATTTCTCCTCAAATACCGAACATCTGTGCATGCAACTACCAAAGTATCGCCAGCGAGCCTCATGTTTTCTCGAGAGATACGAACTGGCATGGATCTTCTGAAACCACCAACCCTGAGTgagattgttcaaatggatcaaCAGAAGCAAGTCAAGTACAGAGACCTGCATTCCAAGAACCTAGTTTTTGCACCTGGTGACTCTGTTATGGCCCGGAGTTACCAGAGTAAAGAAAAGTGGGCCCCTGCCACCATCATTGCTCAAACCGGGCCTGTTTCCTACACCGTTCAGACAGCTGATGGGGTTTGGCGTCCAAACCAAACCAGACTCCAGAACTGTCTATTGATTGTGATGATGCTAGCATTGTAA